The Rhabdothermincola sediminis genomic sequence GCAGGAACGGGACCTGTCGGCCGATGATCTCGCCGGCCTTCCAGCCGAACATCTCCTCGGCCGCGGGGTTCCACGACAGGATCCGGCCTCGGAAGTCGACCGAGTAGATGGCGATGGGCGCCTCCCGCACCAGGGTCTCGTCCGGCCCTGGCATCGGGAACGGGAGCAGTTCGGGACCGCGGGCGATTCCGGTGCCCGTGCCGTTCACCAGATCCTCGTGGTGCCCGTGATCGAGCGTCACTCGGTCCTCCCCCCAGCGTCGGCGCCGTCGCCCCCGGCTCCCCAGCCGTCAAAATCGACGCCGGGGAGAGCGTAGACGGCGGTGCCGCGGGGAGCCAGGGCGCCCGGACGGGGTGTCGTGAGCTGGTGGACCGACTGCTACGGTACGCACCCTGTTCGCCCGGGTAGCTCAGTCGGCAGAGCGGCTCACTCGTAATGAGCAGGTCAAGGGTTCGATTCCCTTCCCGGGCTCGTAAGGCTCTGACCAGGGGAAACGGCCCTGGCAGTGCAGGAGCGATGTGAGCACAACGCTCCGACACCGGAGAAGGTCGACTACTACGCCCACATCGACGAGGGCGACAAGGGCTGCTGCCTCTGCGCCCAGTGCCCTTCGTCCTACCCCCCGAGTAGCAGGTACGCTCAACCGGGTCGAACGGCCGTTCTGGTGGGTTGTGTGGTGCCTCAGGCGGTCGTACATTGCGCATCAATCCTCCCCACCTTTTGGGCTTCGCGCCTGGAATGGTGGGGATTTTTCATGCGGGAGTCAGGCAGTGCCGGACCGGCTCAGGGTGTTCATCGACTACCAGAACGCGTACATGCGGGCACGCGAGGTGTTCGGCAACGAGTCGACCAAGTACGACTTCACGTTCGGGCAGATCTACCCGCGTCGACTGGGGGTCCTGCTCCGGCAACGAGCTGAAGAGGCCGGGAAGCCCCGCACGCTCGATCAGGTACGCGTGTACCGCGGGGAGTCCGACGCGCAGCGCAACCCGACTGGGCAAGCGGCCTGTCAGCGCCAGCTCCGGTTCTGGTCAGCCCAACAGAGCGTCGAGGTGTTCACTCGCCCGCTCAACTACCGGCCGACGCGCTGGGAGAACGACAAGCCCGTGGAATGGGAGGTCCGCGAGAAGGGCATCGACGTGATGCTCGCGGT encodes the following:
- a CDS encoding NYN domain-containing protein produces the protein MPDRLRVFIDYQNAYMRAREVFGNESTKYDFTFGQIYPRRLGVLLRQRAEEAGKPRTLDQVRVYRGESDAQRNPTGQAACQRQLRFWSAQQSVEVFTRPLNYRPTRWENDKPVEWEVREKGIDVMLAVDMVMGATRDEYDVAILMSADTDLLPAAEAVIDTGKWIEFAAWRPDVGYASHLRIAGRRTWCHHLRRKDFEMVADPTDYTKPVPGPPPTT